TattttgaacaaataaaaaaaacaaccttaaataactaaaataaagtatttagtCAAAGTTGAGCATCACTAAACATCATCATTGTAGTTTTAGTTACAGAAATCACAGATGTATCCATCTGGAGAATCCCATCCGGTGCACATGGCATGAGTCCAGAACCCACATATGGTACAGCGATACCACATTTCATTTCTTCCAAATTCTTCGCAAATATTGCATTTATTATATTCATTTCCTTCCACACTCAATTCATCATCACTGTCATCGTCACAGACATTTTCAATTTGTTCATCGTCATCTGATGAACTGTCCTGCAAAACTTTGCGTTTGCAAGATGttccacttttatttttatttctattatttcctGTGACTTTACTTCTTGTTTGATCTTTTCTTCCGGtcttattgagtttttttttcttgttcgtTTCTTTCTcttctaatatatttttcattggaGTCGATGTTAATATGGTAGAATGTTGTTTTCTCTTCCTTTGAGCTGGCTTTGAAGTTGACGCAATAGTTGGTGGTGTTGTTGctatcttagaaaaaaaaacataagtttgttTTTGTTCACCCAAAAGTGCCTGGTTAGATGGACCAGAATTGGgtgatttatttttgatagaCTGGGACTTAGATGCAGCATGTACAGAAGCTTCAAGATTTTGATTTGGCGCTTCCATCAGTGGATCAGGAGCAGGAGATTCATGATCTTGGTGGTTTGACATATCAAGCGATGAACCAGTAACTGGAGATGCAGGTGCTTGATTGATCGTCATGTGATGAGTTTGCGCAGCTCCAAGATTATCGCCAGTTTCATTTTCGTTTTGAGTGGGTTGTTCTGAGTTTTGAGCCATCAGAGATGCTGCCAAGAAGTCTTGTTCAGTAAAAACATTTGGATTTAAAGGGTAGATTCCAGTGGCTCGGAATCCTGCTTCTCGTTTGCTTATGTTTGCAACTTGTGCATATGCCTTGTTAAATAAACAGGCGACGTCATATGGAGTTATTTTAGCCATTAAGTGTGTCTTCATATGCATGTTGCATTCGTGTTTATAAGCAGCTTTCAGGGGACCATAAAAAGACACATCGAGAGGTTGTGTTCTGTGAGAGCTGTGTGGTGGAATGGAAAGCATGGCgatgtgattttttttgcaatagttAAAAGCTCGAAGGGAGATGTGGCTGCTATGGTTATCGAGTATTACGAGTACAGGAGAATCTTCTGTAGGCTTGACATATGCTGCAAAATGTTTAAGCCACTCTACAAACAATTCCTCATTTATCCAGCCATTCTTGGAGTGGGTGTAAAATGCACCAGGCGGTCCATCCTTTTCTAGTAACGGTGTCATCCTCTGCCTGGGAAAAATAAACATTGGTGGTACGAAGTTCCCAGCCGCACTCATGGCACACATGACTGATATATTTCTGCCGCGTTCGCCGCTCGTAACTGCGCCTACTCTTCGTTGCCCTTTTTCTGCAAGCACTTTTCCCGGATCTGTGACGGTTGTGATCCCTGTTTCGTCAGcattgtatatattattaggaGGAAACCTATACTTTTCCATTAGGTCACCAAGCATTTGGTAGAAGTGAGTAATCTCTTCTTTGTTAAAAGCAGAAACCCTATTTAAACTTGTTGCTTCAGCTTTACGTAGAGCACCAGAAGGGTTGCGTCGCATAAAACCTTGTACCCAATCTAACCCAGCCATTTTGCTGttcttatcaaaattatttttgatactgTTAATCTGTGCATACTTGTAAACGGATTTACGCAAATCTGTAACGCTTAATCCATAGTATATTGATCCCAGCAGCTTAACCTGTTCAGCTATTTCACTTTCTTGTTGTTGATTAAAAACTGGTTTACGACCCAGTCGTGGATGGCCTATGTTTTGATTCTTTAGCCTATCTCTTAATGTAGTAAATGGAATTTTATATGTTCTTGCTGCTAGTCTTTTCGACATCCCCCTTTCAATCGCAGTTCTGGCATGCAGTAGGTCTTCTTCGGTCCAAGCCGCTTTGGCAGTGGTCCTTTCACGTTTTCTGGGcatattctgaaaaaaaaacctttactaATGGGGTAATGACGCTCACTTGAGCGCCATAACCCCAAATGACcgttttatatttgatttaaaatataaaatatatacaaatacaaTTGCACAACAATGTTTACATTATCACAAAACAGAATGTCTTAGTACTTTAGATAATAATACATGTGATTAAAAGTGTTGAAAATCTTGACTTACCGCTAAAAATTCCGAGCTAAAAATTAGATGAAAGCTGCCGAAAAGAAACAAACGCACTTCACTCTTACGGCTACGGAAGCAAACTGCTATTATGGCGCTGGGCGGCACCGACATCACCCCCTCGCGTCTCAGCCCATGTGCTGTGTTTCTATGCAACGTATGTGTCAAGTAAATAGGGTGAGCGGCATTACCCCCTGAGCGCAATTACCCCTGCTTACCCTATGTATAGTAACATTAGCtatcgattttgaatagtttccggcggtaaatagttttggtagcacatttttattagaaattgacaagaacaaactaccccttagaggggtgctatttcgattattttttggtagcaagcacttatatgtatagtaacatcagttatcgattttgaatagtttccggcggtaaatagctttggtagcacgtttttattagaaattgacaaatacaaactaccccttagaggggtgctattttgattattttctgGTAGCAAGCACTaatatgtatagtaacatcattTATCGATTTCGCAtagtttttgatgataaatagctttggtagcacattttgatttttggtcagcaaattatttttacccctttttctaaactaaaaaaagttatcaatATACTTCTATATAGAATATACTGTATGTTTATTcatttgttaattaatatgTGGGCAAGAAATGATTGAAATCCCTTGAAAGTTTTAGGAGACAGGGGTATTAAAACGATTAAATAACTATACTAAACGACTATAAATAGTTTGCTGGCAAATGTGAAatgacatatgctgcgttctcgatttcgTTTCTTGCACTCAAAGGTTCTtgcacacacacacacacacacgcaCACATACATGTCAGTTGTCACTCAACAACATAACCTTTGAACCTTAggcgtcaattttttttaaacatttctgtttttgaatttaaaatttgatttttatctcTCATCCCTGAATAGTGATTTTTTACATAATAGAGGCCGTATACTTTCAATAGGCTTTAGATAAAGTTCAGGTAAGAGACACCATTatgcttatttaaaattctgaaaaatacCATTCACTAATATTTCACCAAAAGTTTAACcagaaaaaccttaaaaaaaactatattattgCTAATTCTGACACGAATAATACAGTACAAAGGTTAATGAAGCATTATCAttaaaattcgttaaaaatcattaatatatcattaaaatattgttagtaatttttattaataagagtATTACTCTGGCAGTCACTTCAGTCCACAATGCCGCACCCATCTGAAATTATTTCAGTACTCCGTAACTCCTTTAATAATGGGAAAACCAAACCTATATCGTTCCGTATTAAGCAGCTTAAAAGTCTCTATAAAATGTATGTGGAAAATGAAGATAAAATTTTATCTGCCTTATGGACTGACTTAAGAAAAAGCAAATCTGAGAGCAATGTAATGGAGATAGGTTTCCTCTATAATGATATAAAGAATTTGGTGTATAATTTAGAAGAATGGGCAAAACCGGAATATGTTAAGAAGGATTTGGCAAATATATTGGACACCGCTTATATTCAAAGAGAACCTTTTGGAGTAGTTTTATCAATAGGTCAGTATGTTGTATGTGTAGTTAATGTCTTTTTGAATtattcaggcatttaaagcctttttgttgtaaacatttttttttgagattgaGGTCATAgctatttttcttgaaaatgaaaCCTGTTTGATTTATCTGTCTTGAACAGAGACCTTATAATacaagcaaatatttaaacaactgATTAAAGTAAAATGTTCAAACTATGTTAATATGTTATTAACCTGATATTAATAACCCTGATTTATAGTGGTAGGCATATGAAACATTTTTGCCCAATATACACTTACATGTTTATATTTATAGGAGCATGGAATTACCCAGTAAATCTGACTTTATTACCTGTCCATGGAGCCATAGCAGCAGGAAACTGTGTGATTATCAAACCTTCAGAAGTAGCTGAGGCCACCAGCAATGTTATAAGTGAACTAATACCCAAATACCTTGATACTGATTGTTATAGGGTAAACTATAGATTCACCATTCCGTTTCAAactttaacattattttttaaaggtttacaCAGGTGGAGTGGCAGAAACAActgaattattaaaagaaaagtttgactatatattttatacaggaAATTCTACTGTGGGGAAAATCATTCATGCAGCAGCTAACAAATATTTAACCCCAGTTACTTTAGAACTTGGAGGTATACACTAAAATGGGatacaatattttatgttaAGTTAGAAAGTTTTTAGGCAAAAGTCCTTGCTACTTAGACAGCTCGGCAAACCTCAAAACGGCAGCCAAAAGAATTCTTTGGGGCAAATATGCAAATGTTGGTCAAACTTGTGTGGCCCCAGATTATCTCTTATGCACCAAAGAAATAGAAGAGAAATTTATTCCTATTGCCAGAGAAGTATTAAAAGAGTTTTATGGGGAAAACCCTAAGGAAAGCCCAGACTATGGTAGAATTATTGCTGACAGGCATTTTCAAAGAATAAAGAAACTATTGGAAACTGGAAAAGTCATTGTTGGGGGAGATTGTGATCCTAAGGAGAGATATATTGCACCAACCATTATGACTGGTATAAtggaaatttctattttatactgttttttttaattgacttttCTTACAGACGTGAAACAAGGTGATCCAATCCTCCAAGAGGAAATTTTTGGACCCATTTTACCAATTGTCAATGTGGCAAATGCCCATGAGGCCATCAAGTTTATTAATGCAAACGAAAAACCACTTGCCTTGTAtgtattttcaaataacacCAATGAAGTgaagttgattttaaacaaCACCAGCTCAGGTAAATTggattatttttagttttcccTATTCTTTAAACAATTAGAAGAAAGTTATAAATTACTATATATAATTAACACACATttagaaacattttaaacaaaaattgaattaattatcCTGTATACTTTTTGTTAAAGTGATAATATTGAATGATAACTACATCCTTTATGTATGAGCTTAAATCCAGTATATCTTCTTATAATAATGCCTAAAGTAAAActggtgtattttattttatgtattttaggaACTGTGTGCATAAACGACACCTTAATGCAACTAACTGTGGACACTCTACCTTTCGGTGGGGTTGGTCAGAGTGGCATGGGTTCCTACCATGGAAAATATTCCTTCGAcacattttcacataaaaaatcaGTGCTGTGGAAAGATTTGGGTTTATTGGGAGAAAAGTTGGGAGCTGCCAAGTATCCTCCTTTCACCAGGGCGAAAATGAATTATTTGATGTTTATGTTGGCCAAAAGGCCTTGGCTTAGGTGCAATAAGAAGATTTGTAATGTTTTGGTGTTTTTCAGCGGCATCTTGAcctactatatttttaataattatatgagCCTATATTACTCttaattgtgaatttttttgcaGTAATATTTACAGTTTTGGATGAAACtattagaataattaaatatctgtATGATGAGTTGAAACATGGTTATGGTAATAGTAATTTTTGgcctttattatattttattagttataattttaataaaaagcacTGCATTCAAATTCAGTCAATAAGGCTTTaatagaaaaagataaaattaataaagtgtcTGATGTAATGAAAAAACCTTGTTATATAACTTGATGATAACAAGTAGGtattttaaggcaaaaaaagAATCTTTGAATACTcatcatttaaataaagagCCACTGTATTCAATTTTAACTAATAGTCAATCTCTGTTAGGCCTTCTTGGGATCAATAACCCTGTCtacaatttctatttttatttctacgTTCATTGCTAACCAACTTTTGacaactaattttaaacttgCTACTGAGTTTGGGACTGAGATGTTTATACAAGGTGTTGCtgcttctaatttttttttgaatagcaATGATTTTTTAGAGTAACCGGCGatgattctgataatgttaaaGAGTCTGCTCGGCCAGGTTAAACGTTTGTTACTTAACATACAGTATGTGAGAAACACAATTGACGAATTAAAATATGCTAAGATAGagctaaaaatttattaatgttttgcttTTCCTAATTATTCTGTGTTGTCTATATTTTCAGGAACTAATTCTATACATGGTGGTACGATGATTCTTCTGCATAATGAGCTTATCAAGGATGTCGGTTTTATAAAGTCTGATTTTCTagatttaaatgttgaaaaggAATTCGAAACATGTTTTATTGTTTACTTGAAGATTAACATTTACATAGTCTGCTTATATAGATCTCCTCATGGCAATAATGACTCATTTTTTTGTAGACTGGAGCAAATTGTTAACAAGTATTccgtttttttgaatttttgaaccttttaaagagatttttaagttttttgttcaTGGTATTTGAAGTGATTTCCTATATCTTCTCggttattttttctatttgattatATCCTCCTACCAAcctattaaacatatttttatacactattaatataaataatcttCAATTCTATAACATACTGTACcagaaataaacttcaaaagaaaaaaaaaagaaataaggaGGGGATTTCCCAATTCTCTTTAATTGGGAAATTTGCTTTCGgtgttataaaaaaatcctttaattcTCCCTTTTCTTGGAGTATTTTGTGGTTCTGCACCCCTAAAACATCCAAAAACTTAtagttaacaatttttatttcaaataattcctTTATAGCACTGTAAGCAGTTTTATATTTTACGCACATccctaaaaattattgagaaaaacgATCACAGAAAGTAAATGATGGTTTTTCATAGCATCTTCCAGGAATCTGAATTAATATTCTATTATTAggaatttttacttaaaaataatgtagCACACATACTTACATATTGTGACATCCTACgaatattaactaaaaacttCAGTAGAAAAGGTTGAAGTATCTGCTGTAGTCGaaaaagtttttgattattCTTGATGATGAGAAAAGGGCGTTCcaagaaaaaagtattttttgcattgattcattttttattgaaataaatacgCTTAACAATgatgtttttattgttattatctGTGCACGCTAATTTAGGGTCATGATTTGTTCTT
The genomic region above belongs to Anthonomus grandis grandis chromosome 6, icAntGran1.3, whole genome shotgun sequence and contains:
- the LOC126737458 gene encoding aldehyde dehydrogenase, dimeric NADP-preferring-like: MPHPSEIISVLRNSFNNGKTKPISFRIKQLKSLYKMYVENEDKILSALWTDLRKSKSESNVMEIGFLYNDIKNLVYNLEEWAKPEYVKKDLANILDTAYIQREPFGVVLSIGAWNYPVNLTLLPVHGAIAAGNCVIIKPSEVAEATSNVISELIPKYLDTDCYRVYTGGVAETTELLKEKFDYIFYTGNSTVGKIIHAAANKYLTPVTLELGGKSPCYLDSSANLKTAAKRILWGKYANVGQTCVAPDYLLCTKEIEEKFIPIAREVLKEFYGENPKESPDYGRIIADRHFQRIKKLLETGKVIVGGDCDPKERYIAPTIMTDVKQGDPILQEEIFGPILPIVNVANAHEAIKFINANEKPLALYVFSNNTNEVKLILNNTSSGTVCINDTLMQLTVDTLPFGGVGQSGMGSYHGKYSFDTFSHKKSVLWKDLGLLGEKLGAAKYPPFTRAKMNYLMFMLAKRPWLRCNKKICNVLVFFSGILTYYIFNNYMSLYYS